The following coding sequences lie in one bacterium genomic window:
- a CDS encoding small multi-drug export protein — protein sequence MIENIIEALQGLPEELIVMIISALPISELRGGIPVGLAFYNFSVLKSFFLAVFGNFIPVIPLLLFLKPASEFLSKWRPFKKFFDWFFERTKRKAKIVEKYEAIGLALFVAIPFPLTGAWTGCVAAILFKIKFKYSVIAILCGILLAGITVSILSIAGIGLIQKLQF from the coding sequence ATGATAGAAAATATAATAGAAGCGTTACAAGGACTGCCGGAAGAATTAATCGTAATGATTATTTCTGCATTGCCGATATCAGAATTAAGAGGAGGAATACCCGTAGGGCTTGCCTTTTATAATTTTTCGGTTCTAAAAAGTTTTTTCTTGGCGGTTTTTGGAAATTTCATTCCGGTAATACCTCTTCTTCTTTTCTTGAAACCCGCTAGCGAATTCTTAAGCAAATGGAGACCATTCAAGAAATTTTTCGACTGGTTTTTTGAAAGGACAAAGAGAAAGGCGAAAATAGTTGAAAAATACGAAGCAATAGGATTGGCGCTTTTTGTTGCAATCCCATTTCCTTTAACAGGAGCTTGGACAGGTTGCGTAGCAGCAATACTTTTCAAAATTAAATTTAAATATTCGGTTATAGCAATTCTTTGTGGCATATTGCTTGCGGGGATAACAGTTTCAATTCTCTCGATTGCGGGGATTGGATTAATTCAGAAATTACAATTTTAA
- a CDS encoding adenosylhomocysteinase: MDYDIKDISLAVEGKLKIEWAGKRMPVLALIKERFKKEKPLKDLKIGACLHVTSETANLMITLKEGGASVYLCASNPLSTQDEIAASLVKDYQIPVFAIKGEDRDSYYQHIQKVLDSGLQYTMDDGADLVSTLHSSHKELLPNMIGGSEETTTGVIRMKAMEKDGKLPYPLVSVNDANTKYLFDNRYGTGQSTIDGILRATNKLLAGSRFVVCGYGWCGRGIASRAKGLGARVTVTEVSPLKALEAVMDGFEVKTLIEACPTADVIVTATGDLHVVREEHFMAMKDGAILSNSGHFNVEIDIEKLEKISKGKRRIRGLIDEYTLENGNKIHLLGEGRLVNLACAEGHPSEVMDMSFANQALSCEYVKNKAGTLKNKVHAVPTAIDDEIARLKLESMNTSIDVLTPEQEKYLASWDMGT, encoded by the coding sequence ATGGATTATGATATAAAGGATATTTCACTTGCAGTTGAAGGTAAGCTAAAGATTGAATGGGCCGGAAAGAGAATGCCTGTTCTTGCATTGATAAAAGAAAGATTCAAAAAAGAAAAGCCGCTTAAAGATTTGAAAATAGGAGCATGTTTGCATGTAACAAGCGAGACCGCAAACCTAATGATTACTTTAAAAGAAGGCGGAGCGTCTGTTTATCTTTGCGCTTCAAATCCTCTTTCTACGCAAGATGAAATTGCTGCTTCTTTAGTAAAAGATTACCAGATTCCTGTGTTCGCTATTAAGGGAGAAGACAGAGATTCCTATTACCAGCATATACAAAAAGTTTTGGACAGCGGACTTCAATATACTATGGATGACGGCGCTGATTTAGTTTCAACTTTACATTCATCCCACAAGGAACTTCTTCCTAATATGATTGGAGGTAGTGAAGAGACAACAACAGGTGTTATCAGGATGAAGGCAATGGAAAAAGACGGAAAACTTCCCTATCCTCTCGTTTCAGTCAACGATGCTAATACCAAGTATTTATTTGATAACCGTTACGGCACAGGTCAAAGCACAATTGATGGAATCTTGAGAGCTACAAATAAACTTTTAGCGGGAAGTAGGTTTGTCGTATGTGGTTATGGATGGTGCGGAAGGGGAATTGCCTCCCGCGCTAAAGGATTGGGGGCAAGAGTAACTGTTACCGAAGTTTCTCCTTTAAAAGCGTTGGAAGCCGTAATGGATGGATTTGAAGTGAAAACTCTTATTGAAGCTTGCCCAACTGCAGATGTAATAGTAACTGCTACTGGCGATTTACATGTTGTCCGAGAAGAACATTTTATGGCGATGAAAGATGGTGCTATCTTATCAAACTCAGGTCATTTCAATGTTGAGATAGATATCGAAAAATTGGAAAAAATTTCGAAGGGAAAAAGAAGAATCAGAGGTCTCATTGATGAATATACTTTAGAAAATGGCAATAAAATCCATCTTTTAGGTGAAGGAAGACTTGTTAATTTGGCTTGTGCTGAAGGTCACCCTTCTGAAGTTATGGATATGAGTTTTGCAAACCAAGCGCTTTCCTGCGAGTATGTAAAGAACAAAGCAGGGACATTGAAGAACAAAGTACATGCCGTTCCTACTGCGATTGATGATGAAATAGCCCGACTTAAACTGGAATCTATGAATACATCCATAGATGTTCTCACTCCCGAACAGGAGAAATATCTTGCTTCTTGGGATATGGGAACGTAA
- a CDS encoding archease, protein MGNYHLINHTADIGIFVEGKDLKDLFSTAAYAMFSQMFDLDKLEEKETKRIKLEAENLEDLLIRWLNELLFLSDSGYIFKQFNIENLQTRPNNGGQATFLSASVNGEKIDFRKKPFKQQIKAATYHQLEIKKADSGNLQATIIFDV, encoded by the coding sequence ATGGGAAACTATCACTTAATTAACCACACTGCTGACATCGGTATTTTTGTTGAAGGAAAAGATCTAAAAGACCTGTTTTCAACTGCTGCTTATGCGATGTTTTCGCAGATGTTTGATTTGGATAAACTTGAAGAAAAAGAGACAAAAAGGATAAAACTCGAAGCCGAAAATTTAGAAGACTTACTCATTAGATGGCTAAATGAGCTGTTATTTCTTTCGGATAGTGGGTATATATTCAAACAATTTAATATAGAGAACCTGCAGACCCGCCCAAATAATGGCGGGCAGGCAACCTTTCTAAGCGCATCTGTAAACGGTGAGAAAATAGACTTCAGGAAAAAACCTTTTAAACAACAGATAAAAGCTGCAACTTACCATCAATTGGAAATCAAAAAAGCTGATTCAGGAAACTTGCAGGCAACGATTATTTTTGATGTGTGA
- a CDS encoding HNH endonuclease: MEIISSKTLGHDDKIYLLESLHHLSPLLDLSPGEMKELDKTLQRDIIKSQGIEPEKLGSASPEEIIFSPLLMHEQKIHLLKILHNYSDEDIKELFKTAQKETKRAKLSEVKRKITQKTQEMYGNVLSDDERQPISDEVKMFVWQRDQGKCVKCGSQENLEFDHIIPFSKGGSNSKRNIQLLCEKCNRSKTDNII; the protein is encoded by the coding sequence ATGGAAATTATATCCAGCAAAACATTAGGACATGATGATAAAATTTACTTGTTAGAATCATTACATCATCTAAGCCCATTATTAGATTTATCGCCTGGCGAGATGAAAGAATTAGATAAGACTCTCCAAAGGGACATAATAAAATCTCAAGGAATAGAACCCGAGAAATTGGGAAGTGCATCTCCTGAAGAGATTATATTTAGCCCACTATTGATGCACGAACAAAAAATTCATTTATTAAAAATACTGCATAATTATTCAGATGAGGATATAAAGGAATTGTTCAAAACAGCTCAAAAAGAAACGAAAAGGGCAAAATTAAGTGAAGTGAAAAGGAAAATAACTCAAAAGACCCAAGAAATGTATGGCAATGTCCTGTCTGACGATGAAAGACAGCCGATATCGGATGAAGTTAAGATGTTTGTCTGGCAGAGAGACCAAGGAAAGTGTGTAAAATGCGGCAGTCAGGAAAATTTAGAATTTGACCATATAATTCCGTTCTCAAAAGGTGGCAGCAACAGTAAAAGGAATATTCAACTATTGTGTGAAAAATGTAATAGAAGTAAAACCGACAACATAATATAG
- a CDS encoding nucleotidyltransferase codes for MFEKLIRKTAQQLDKEKIPYMIIGGQAVLLYGTPRLTRDIDITLGIDVDKFLSIKNPCKKLNFKILPKNPEGFAKSTNVLPVEESKLKIRIDFIFSFMPYEKQAIEKAKKVLIDGYPVKFASCEDVIIHKMFAGRAIDEEDVKNILTKNKNKIDFKYIGKWLLEFSKMDNQKGLLKKFNNFLK; via the coding sequence ATGTTTGAAAAATTAATAAGAAAAACGGCACAACAGTTAGATAAAGAAAAAATCCCTTATATGATTATCGGCGGTCAAGCCGTTTTACTATACGGAACACCTCGCTTAACACGGGATATAGATATAACTTTAGGCATCGATGTAGATAAATTTCTTTCAATTAAAAACCCGTGCAAGAAATTAAACTTCAAGATTCTCCCTAAAAATCCCGAAGGTTTTGCAAAAAGCACTAATGTCTTGCCCGTTGAAGAAAGCAAGCTAAAAATAAGAATAGATTTTATTTTCTCTTTTATGCCGTATGAGAAACAGGCCATAGAAAAAGCAAAGAAAGTTTTAATTGATGGCTATCCGGTAAAATTCGCTTCTTGCGAAGATGTTATTATTCACAAAATGTTTGCAGGCAGAGCCATTGACGAAGAAGATGTGAAAAATATATTAACCAAGAACAAAAATAAAATCGATTTTAAATATATTGGGAAATGGCTTTTAGAGTTTAGTAAGATGGACAATCAAAAAGGATTATTAAAAAAATTCAATAATTTTTTGAAATAA
- the gyrA gene encoding DNA gyrase subunit A — protein MPEIIKQVNIEEEMKTSYLDYAMSVIVARALPDVRDGLKPVHRRILFAMRDLSLFPNRPFRKCAKITGDVSGNYHPHGADIVYPSLVRLAQDFSMRYPLVTGQGNFGSIDGDPPAAMRYTEAKMSHLAVEMLEDIEQETVDFASNYDGTCLEPVVLPSKIPNLLLNGSSGIAVGMATSIPPHNLTELTKGLVLLLENPKATTEEIMKLVTGPDFPTGGVIQGRNGINDAYLTGRGLVRVRGKAFIEGEEDEKRKIIISEIPYMTNKARLVTSISELVREKKIEGISDLRDESDKDGMRIVLEIKRGKEPQVVLNKLYKHTALQATFGIILLALIDRRPRILPLKDVMADFLSHREEVVKRRTAFQLRKAKERAHVLEGLKIALQNLDAVIKTIKGSPNAEAARENLIKSFDLSRIQAQSILDMRLQRLTGLERKKIEEDYLAIIKEIVRLESLLASSLQIRSVIKEELIYLQEKYGDERRTKIVDAQPMLNDEDFIEEEDMVVTISKRGYIKRLPLNTYRTQGRGGKGIIGAGTKEEDFIEDIFIASTHDYILCFSNFGKVYWIKVYEIPQAGRLSKGQAVVNFLKLPEKERITAFLSVKDFSQEGYVFMVTKQGKVKKTPLSNFSHPRATGIIALGLEKDDELIGVDLIKGDEDMLIATKNGRAIRFSGKQVRSMGRTAKGVRGIRLKPKDEVVGREIVKEDESLLVITSKGFGKKSTYALYPKRGRGGSGVINIRQCKRNGEVISIAGVKKTDHMLIVTQNGKIIRMDSASMRNISRNTMGVRLVSLGEGDCISSFTIVREEEV, from the coding sequence ATGCCGGAAATTATCAAGCAGGTAAACATCGAAGAAGAGATGAAAACGTCCTATTTGGACTATGCTATGAGCGTCATAGTAGCGCGCGCTTTACCTGATGTAAGAGACGGCTTAAAACCTGTCCATAGAAGAATTTTATTCGCTATGCGTGACTTGAGCCTCTTCCCTAATCGTCCTTTCAGGAAATGCGCTAAAATCACGGGCGATGTGTCCGGCAATTACCATCCTCACGGCGCAGATATCGTATATCCTTCGCTTGTTAGGTTGGCCCAAGATTTTTCTATGAGATATCCGCTTGTAACAGGACAGGGAAATTTCGGCTCAATTGATGGCGACCCACCTGCAGCTATGCGTTATACTGAAGCTAAAATGTCGCATTTAGCTGTAGAAATGTTGGAAGATATAGAACAGGAAACAGTGGATTTTGCTTCCAATTATGACGGAACTTGTCTTGAGCCTGTAGTTCTTCCTTCTAAAATTCCAAATTTGCTTCTAAACGGTTCATCAGGAATTGCCGTTGGAATGGCAACTTCTATTCCGCCTCATAATCTGACGGAACTGACTAAGGGTTTGGTGTTGCTTTTGGAAAACCCCAAAGCAACTACTGAAGAAATTATGAAACTTGTCACAGGTCCCGACTTTCCCACAGGCGGAGTCATTCAGGGGAGAAACGGTATAAATGATGCTTATTTGACGGGCAGGGGATTAGTAAGAGTTCGAGGTAAAGCTTTTATAGAGGGAGAAGAAGATGAAAAGCGAAAGATAATTATTTCTGAAATCCCTTACATGACAAATAAGGCGCGGCTTGTAACATCAATTTCCGAATTGGTAAGAGAGAAAAAAATTGAAGGAATATCAGATCTCAGAGACGAATCCGATAAAGACGGAATGAGAATCGTGCTGGAGATAAAAAGAGGTAAAGAACCGCAAGTCGTTTTAAATAAACTCTATAAGCATACTGCTCTTCAGGCGACTTTCGGGATTATTCTTTTGGCATTGATCGACAGAAGACCCAGAATTTTGCCGCTTAAGGATGTGATGGCGGACTTTCTCTCCCATAGAGAGGAAGTAGTAAAACGGAGAACCGCCTTTCAATTAAGAAAAGCAAAAGAAAGAGCGCACGTCTTAGAAGGGTTGAAAATAGCTTTACAAAATTTAGATGCGGTAATAAAAACTATTAAGGGTTCTCCAAATGCCGAAGCTGCAAGAGAGAACTTAATCAAATCTTTTGACCTTTCTCGAATTCAAGCCCAATCGATTCTTGATATGAGGTTACAACGGCTTACTGGTCTTGAAAGAAAGAAAATAGAGGAAGATTATTTGGCTATTATAAAAGAAATCGTCCGACTTGAATCTCTGCTTGCTTCGTCTCTTCAAATAAGAAGTGTAATCAAGGAAGAATTAATCTACCTTCAGGAAAAATACGGTGATGAAAGAAGAACTAAGATTGTGGATGCGCAGCCGATGTTAAACGATGAAGATTTTATTGAAGAAGAAGACATGGTTGTTACCATTTCTAAACGGGGTTACATCAAACGTCTTCCTCTTAATACTTACAGGACGCAGGGAAGAGGCGGAAAGGGAATTATCGGCGCCGGCACCAAAGAAGAAGATTTCATAGAGGATATATTCATTGCGTCAACTCACGATTATATCCTATGTTTTTCTAATTTTGGAAAAGTTTATTGGATAAAAGTATATGAAATTCCCCAAGCGGGAAGATTGTCAAAAGGACAGGCGGTAGTGAACTTTTTGAAACTTCCCGAGAAAGAAAGAATAACCGCGTTTTTATCGGTCAAAGACTTTTCTCAAGAAGGATATGTTTTCATGGTAACAAAACAGGGCAAAGTCAAAAAGACGCCTTTGTCAAATTTCTCCCATCCGCGCGCTACGGGAATAATCGCATTGGGCTTGGAAAAAGATGACGAGCTTATAGGCGTTGACCTTATAAAAGGCGACGAGGATATGTTAATTGCGACCAAAAACGGCAGAGCGATTCGATTCTCCGGCAAACAAGTCCGTTCTATGGGAAGAACAGCAAAAGGAGTCAGGGGTATCAGACTAAAACCCAAGGATGAAGTTGTGGGCAGAGAAATAGTAAAAGAAGACGAATCACTTCTTGTAATCACCAGCAAAGGTTTCGGTAAAAAATCTACTTATGCTCTCTATCCAAAAAGGGGCAGGGGCGGAAGCGGTGTAATTAATATAAGGCAATGCAAGAGAAATGGTGAAGTCATAAGCATTGCCGGAGTAAAAAAGACCGATCATATGCTGATAGTGACACAAAACGGCAAGATTATCCGCATGGACAGCGCTTCAATGAGAAATATCAGTCGCAACACAATGGGTGTGCGTTTGGTATCTCTTGGTGAAGGCGACTGTATCTCATCCTTTACGATTGTTAGGGAAGAAGAAGTGTGA